The window GGGCCTCGATGGGAACGAAGAGTCCCCCAGCCAGAACAGCCACGGTGCGAAACGTGAGCCTCATACGGAGAGGGCCTTCCTGTGGGGGATTCACTAGCCGTGGAATTCTACCATGAAAAGGAATTCAGGAACAGAGTTCCAACTTCTCGTAACTGAATCTAGTCGTTTTCCTTGCTTCGCTTGAGCAAAGAGGCGTATCCGGAAGACCATGCACGGGACGATCGCGCGAAAGGCATGGGGGCCTCTGGCCGTCGTCCTGCTGGGATTGGGCGCCTGGTGGTCCCTGGCGGGCAGAGGACAGCCTGAAACGCCCACCGCGCCGGACGCCTCGGTCCCACAAGCCTTGCCCTCGCCGCAAGGTCAGACGCCCCCCACGGCGCCCGCCGCGCTCCAAGCCTCCCGCGCGTGGCGGCCTGGGAGCCTGTACCGCTACGAGGTGAGCAGCGAGCAGGATGTCACCCTGCGTCAACCCCAGACAGCGGCCCCCGCCATGCCAGGGATGCGGTTCCGGCTGAAGGGCGAGTGGCAGGTGGGCCTCGTCTCCGCGCAGGAGAACCGCATCGAGGCCCGGGTCCACCTGCGTCCGGCCTCCTTCTCCGCGAGCGTGGAGGGCCAGGACCAGCTGGCCCCCGATGCCGAGCGCATCCTTCTGGCGGCGCTGTCGACGCCCTTCTTCCTCACGCTGGACAGAAGTGGCGCGGTGAAGCTTGTCCACTTCGAGCGGGACATCGATGGCCTGGCCCAGGGGCTGCTGCGCTCCCTGGTGGCCTCTACCCAGTTCGTCACGGCGGGCGCGCTGGGCGCCGCCTGGCAGACCGAAGAGTCCGACTCCACGGGCCAATACCAGGCCGCCTACCGCCGCCTGGCCTCAAACCGCTTCGAGAAGACCAAGCGCCACTACTCCCATCTGGCCTCGGAGCAAGGACTGGTGCCCATCGAGCCCGGCGTCCGCCTCCAGGTGCGCTCGGTCACCACCTCCGAGTTGGAGGAGGATCTCTGGGTCCGCTCCCTGCAGGGCAACGAGTGGTTGGAGGCCGAGTTGGGCGTCGGAATGCCCACCGCCACCACCACCCTCACCGTGGCGCTGCGCCTGCTGGAGCGCCGCATGGACCCCTCGCTGCTGGGGGCGCTGGCCGCGCGGCAGGCCTCGCTCGTCTCCCAGCCCCTGGGCAGCATCGCGGGGCAGGCCGAGGACCCGATGACCCACCACCGGCAGATCCTGGGAAACAGGCGCTTCGAGGACATCGTCCAGGACTTGCGCGCACTGCCGCAGGACGGGAAGGCGCGGGATGACGCCCGCACGGCGGCGCTCGAGCGGCTGCGCGCGCTCTTCTTGCTCCAGCCTTCCGAGGCGCAGAAGGTCTCCAGCCTGCTGCGCGAGGGCCTCGAGCCGGCCGCGGCCAGCCCCTTGATGGGCGCGCTGTCGGCGGCCAGCACGCCCGAGTCCCTCCAAATCCTGTCGCGCACCATCGAGGATGCCACCCTGGCCCCGTCCGTCCGCACGGATGCCGTGGCCGCCCTGGGCATGGCCGGCGAGCCCACCCAGGAGGCCGTGGACACGCTGTGGCGCACCACCCGGGACGCCTCGCCCGAGCTGCGCGACACGGCGGCGCTCGCCCTGGGCAATGCGGCCATGAACCTGCAAACCGGCGACCCCCGGCGCGCGGACGCCCTGGTGGGCGAGCTGGTGAGTGCCTATCGCTCGGCCACCACCCCGGAGCAACAAGCCCTGGTGTTACAGGCCCTGGGCAACACCCATGCCGCCAGCGCGCAGCCCCTCTTGCTGGAAGGACTGCGCTCCCCCAGCCCGATGGTCCGCGCGGCGGCCGTCGTCGCGCTGCGCTTCTCGCCAGAGCCCTCCACCGACCCGCTCCTGAGCCAGGTGCTCACCGCCGATCCCTCCTCCGAGGTGCGCAAGAGCGCGGTCTTTGCTTGCAGTTTCCGCCCCCTCCCGCCCCTGCTCCTGGGGCTCCAGCGCGCCTTGCAGAGCGATCCGGCGGACGCCGTGCGCGCGGAGATTGTCTTCCTGCTGGGGCGAAACCGCGCCGCCCTGCCCCAGGTGGATGCCCTGCTCACCTGGACCAGCCAGAACGACCGCAGCATGGACATCCGGCAGGCCGCGATGTCCTTCCTCCGCCCGTCCGCGCAACCGCTCCCCCCCTCCCCCTGAAGGGAGGACCCCACACAGCTCACCCGCAGAGACTGAGAAGTATTCACGGCTAGTGTGCATTTTTTGTAAACTGATCTACTCTGCGCCCCCCGCTATCCCCGAAAGGAAGGCCATGACGCGTCCGATGCTCAAGGCAGTATGGATGATGACGTTCGCCGTACCTGGGCTTGCACTTGCACAAACCGCGCCTCATTACACGGACCCGAACACCTATCAGGTCGAGGTGATGTACCCGCCGGCCGCCTATGCGACCGGCTACGTGATGAATGACAGCCTGCCGTGGGAGTCGTCCTATCCCTTCGTCGTGGGTGGCTACTACACCTCGACGGACCAGGCGGCGATCATCAACGAAGAGGTGGACGCGACGGGCGGAATCCTGTCCAGCGAAGGGGGCGCCCCGCTGATCAACATCAACCAGGGCAACATCCCGGAGGCGGTCCGGCCCAACGTGCCGCCGGTCGTGGAGCACTTCCCGTCCCCGGACTCGATGCAGGTCCAGACGCCGGGGTACAACAAGTCGTACTCGCGCACCCAGAGCTTCGGAAACAGCATGTTCGGGGGCGGCTACGCCATTGACACGGCCGTGACGGCCACCGATGGCACGCTGGCCGAGGCCAAGACGGTCGAGGCCTTCGCCGACGGCAAGGTCTTCGGCACCGCCTTCAACACGCAGAAGGAGCTGGTGCGCGGCCGCGTCGACATCAAGGGCCAGGCCAATGGCCCCAACACCAGCAAGGCGGTGCTCTACGCGATGGGCCAGCAGATCTGGTCCTCCAACCTCTCCGCGAGGTTCGAGCCCACCCCCGTCGACTGGAGCCGCACGTTCTTCTCGATCTCCAAGACGTTCATGGTCGGCCCCGTGCCCATCTCGGTCAAGGCGTCGCTCGCGGGTGGCGTCAAGCTCAAGGTGCTCGGAGAGATCAACCCGACGCTCGCCAAGCTGACCGCGGAGCCCGGCGGGTTCTCCAACGTCACGGCTTCCGCCTCGGTCAACATCATCGTCGCCAGCTTTGGCGTCGAGGGAGGCCTCACCCTCATCAACGCCAAGATGCCCACGCTGGGCCAGCTCGACTGGCCGCTGTGCACCGTCAACTGGCAGCTCAGCTCCAAGCTGAACCTCAACACGCTCTCGGGCACCCTGAGCCTCTTCGCGAAGATCAAGTTCCTCTTCTTCAGCAAGAAGTGGACGGTGACCATCGCCCGGTGGAATGGGCTCACCTATGACTGGACGCTGCTGGGGGTGAACGGCACCAAGGATCTCGGCATCTGCACCTCCAACGACAACGCCGCGCCGCCCCTGCTCACGGCCAGCGCGAACTGACCTCCCTGACCCGGACGGCCAGCCCCCAAGCCTCGCTTTCCAGCGAGGCTTGTTTTTTTTGCGAGGAAGGGCCCGGGCACACAAGCACTCACGGTGTGGCGAAACCCAATCCTCAAGCGGTATCTCCAGCACTCATTAAAATTCATGACATTTCACATAAAGTCCGTATACCATTGAACCCCTTAAACTGATGCCAGAGGGTTTAGTCCGGGACTCGAGTGCCGCCTCCCGCGGCATTGAGGGCAGTGTTTTGTCTGAAGCACGGGAGTTGCCAACTTCGAAGGAGTCAGCATGAACAAGATTCAGATTCTGGGAGCCATGGCCGTTGTTGCCGGCGTTTCGCTGGTTTCCACGGAGGCCGAAGCGCAGCCAATCCTTCTCCAGCGCTGCAGCGCGGACAACCTGAGCCCTGCCGAAGCGCTTGCCCGCATCGAGTGGGCCCGTAAGTGCGCGCTCTCGCAGCGCGTGGGCAGCCCGGGTGCCGGGTTCGACACGGGAATCCCCGCCGCCAACGGTGGCAATCTCATCGAGTACGTCGAGGCGGACTCGGGCGCCAACCCCAACGGCAAGGATGCGTTCTCGGGGCCGGCGTATGGCTTCGAGGTCAACTACGCCAACGTCAACACGACCTTCCTGAGCGGCTCCACCAGCCAGAGCTCGGATCCGGACGGCTACAAGAAGTGGACGCGCCCCGCCACCCGTGCGCGCGCCCGCCCGCTGTACCCCACCTTCGGCACCACCGCCAACCTGGCGGATGCCAACAACTTCCAGCTCATTCCGAGCAGCACCAGCTGCCAGGTCCTGAACGGCGGCGCTCCGGCGGCGACCTTCTACGTGAACGGCTACTGCGAGGCGAGCTGCTACTCCGGTGACCAGAAGGTCCTGTTCGAGGGCGGCGAGCAGCCCATCCTCGACGCGCTGAACTCGCGCCGCGAGGATCTGGTGACCCTGTCCTCGGAGTCCACGCTGGACAACGTCCGGCTGGCGAAGAACAAGACCTACGGCTACACCGTGGAGACGCGCGACACGGCGCACGAGCTCATCGCCATCTCCACCGCGGCCGGCGGCACGCTGAACGTGACGGATGAGCACCCGGTCATCAACGGCGAGGGCCGCATGGTGCAGGCCAAGACCCTCAAGACCGGTGACGAGCTGGTACGCGCGGATGGAAGCCGTGACCCCATCGTGAGCATCGAGCGGGTCAAGCACTTCGGCAAGGTGTACAACATCCGCCCGGTGACCGAGGACCTGGTCTCCAACGTCCTGGTGGCCCAGGGCTTCCTCGTGGGCTCCTCGCGGTTCCAGAACGATGACGTGGGCTACATCAACCGCGTCATCCTCTACAGCGACGTGCCGCACATCCCGTAGTCCATCCCACTGAAGAGAACCGGGAGCCCGCCACGCACCGGCGGGCTCCTGGCCAGAACCGCCCACCTTTCCGGGTGGGCGGCGTTGCGTCCCTTCTGCTCCGCTGGAGGCCTGGGATTTCGATGAAGCCCTTCCGAATCACCCTCATCGCCGCAGTGCTCATCGTGGCCGCCGTCGTCTCGGTCGAGTTCGCCCTGTCCGGGCCTCCCGAGGTACCGGTGCTGGCCACGCCCGAAGGGGCCGCCGCCGTCCCCCCCGCCCCGCAGCAGGCCGCCGCGCCTTCCCGGCCGCCGCCCAAGCCCGCAGCCGCCGCGCAGGCCGCCATTCCGCCCCTGCTCGCCTCCCCTGAAACACCCTTCCTGCCCGAGGATGACGGAGAGCACGGCGAGTTCACCACCTCGACGGACATCCTCAAGCAGCGCCTCTTCAAGCGCGAGCCCAAGCTGGCGCAGTTCGACTACTTCCGCGAGCACGTCCTGCTCGACTCCGTCAGCCGGGAGAGCTACCGCAAGCTGCTGCTGGACAAGGAGATGATCGCTCAGACGCGCGATGCGCTGCTGCACCCGAAGTACACCAAGGACACGACCGAGACCAACGTCGAGCGCTTGATGCAGATCGACTACCTGCGCGAGGGCATGGCCTGGAAGGAGAACCCGGAGATCGACCACCTGCTCGCCACGGTGGAGTCCATCATCCTGGAGGACACCTTCACGGAGGACATGTCCCCCGGCGTCAAGCGCTCCATCGCCGCGACCAAGATGGAGCTGTACGAGCTGCTCTCCAACCGCGACCCCGCCCGCGCGCTCGCGCTGGTGGACAAGGTCCGGGGAACCCGGCTGGAGAAGATGCTCCAGTACTTCGCCGAGCACAACCAGCGCCGCCTGGCCAAGGAGCGCGAGCTGAGCCTCCAGGCGCAAAAGTCTACCCCCAAGCCATAATGAGAAGAGCCTCCATGTCCGTCTTCCTCTCCTTCCGAAACCTCCTGGCGGCCACCGCCGCGGGCACGCTGGCGGCCGGCTGCAGTCCCGAAGAGCTTCCCCCCGAGCCCACCCACAGTGGCTTCGAGTGGTCCACCCAGGGGTGGAACCTCATCGGCACCCACTTCGGCACGTTCCAGAACGACGAGGCCACGGACCTCTGGATTCACCCCTTCTCGGGCGCCGTCTATGTCTCCGGCTACGAGAACGGCTTGCTGGGACAGTCCTCGATCGAGCCCTCGGGCAACGCGGACGGTTTGATCCTGTCCTTCCCCTCGAACCTGGACTGGCAATACGCCAAGACCCTCAAGTTCGAGAGCACCGATGGGAAGGCGGAGGTCATCGAGGCGATCAGTGCCAAGCCTGTCCAGGGACAGGACTCGTTCGATCTGTACTTCGCGGGACGCACCACGGGGACGTTCGGCACGGCCAACGCCGGCCAGTTCGACACCCTCGTGGGCTGGACCAATCGCGGGTTAACCACCAAGAGGGTCTTCCAGTTCGGCACGGATCGGCCCCAGCACCCGCGGCGGCTGGCGCTCGATGGCCGGGGGGGCATTGTCGTCTCCGGGTATGACGATATCTACATCCCCTCCAACTATGTGGAGGCGTGGGAAGATCCGTTCGTCATGAAGGTGCAGCGCTCGAACGACACCCTGGCACATGCCGCCGGGTGGCCCGTCCAGTTCGCGACCCCCTTCACGGACACACTGCCCGGCATGGCGATGAAGTCCGAGGCGAACGCGCCCATCTACGTCACGGGCTCCAACGCTGCCGGCAGCGGCCGCGGCATGTTCGTGAAGAAGTTCCGGCCCGATGGCACCGTCGAGTGGACCGCCCAGCAGTCCTCCATCTCCCTGGACATGGGGGCGGCCCTGCATGTTCTGCCGGACAACACCGTGCTCTTCGCCGGCTCCAGCTATGCGGACTTCGGACAGGGCACCTTCGGTGAGCAGGACGTGGTGGTGCGCCGGCTGCGCCCGGACAACAACGGGCAGGCCCTCTGGACCAGGACGTATGGAACCACGAGCGCCGAGTGGGTCACGGACCTGACCGTCGACACCGAAGGCAACATCTACGTGGTCGGCCAGACCCTGGGTTCGTTCGATCCCAGAATCGAGCCCGGCCAGGGAGAGAGCGACATCTTCCTGATCAAGCTGGCGCCGGATGGAACCTCGCCCCAGTACTTCCAGATCGGCTCGCCGGGAGAGGACTATCCCGCGTCCGTCGCGGTGAATGCGAACGGCGACATCTTCGTGGCAGGCTACACCACGGGCACCCTCATTCCTGGCAGCCCGTACAAGGCGGGCCGTGATGGCTTCGTGTTCCGCGTGACGCCTCCTGGCTTCGGAACGGGCGCCTACTAAGCAACAACCGCCCCCATCTCCCTGGAGAAACGCCCTCTATGTCCCTGCGCCCGAGCTTGGTGCTCCTGGTGTCTGCCCTGGTGGTGCTGACAGCCTGTGGTGAAGACTCCCCGCCAGATGGCGGGACGCCCGACAGCGGGGTCATCACGCCCGATGGCGGAGGGGATGGCGGCCGCCCGGATGGGGGCCCCCCCGGGGACGGTGGCTCTCCGGGAGACGGGGGTCCCCCCGGGGACGGCGGCTCCCCCGGAGACGGCGGCACGCCGGGGGATGGCGGCACACCTGACGCAGGTGGCCCGCCTCGCTGTGTCGTCCTGCCAGCCAGCTGGAGCAATGGCGGGGTGATGTGGGGAACGGCGCTCAGCGATGAGGTCCTGGACGTCGCCATCGACAACGAGGCGAACGTCTTTGTCGCCGGCTACGAGAATGGCATCACGGGGCAGACCAACGTCGATCCCTCGGGAGATGCCCGCGCGGTGCTCGTGAAGCTCGCCACGGGCGCCTCCGGGCTGGCGCCCGCCTGGAAAAAGGAGTTCAACACCGCGGGAACGGACACCCTCGAAGCGCTCGCCTTCCACCCGGAGACGGGCAAGCTGCACTTCGCGGGCCGCACCACCGGTGCCTTCCCTGGCTTCACCCACCAGGGCCAGCAGGATCTCTTCCTGGGCGGCCCGGGCAGCGCCTCGGACTTCGAGGTGCTCTATCAGGGGGGCTCGGAGACGCCCCAGCACCCCCGCCGGCTCCACTTCGATGCCGCGAGGGATGTCATCGTCAGCGGGTTCGACGACATCTACATTCCCAGCAACTACGTCGATAAGTGGGAGGACCCCTTCGTCGCCAAGCTGCGCCGGGACGGAGACACGTTCACGGTGCAGTGGTGGTGGCAGTTCAACACCCCCCATACCGACATGCTGGGCGGGGCCGCGGTCGATGCCCGGAGCACGTCCTCCATCTACATCACGGGCGTCAACGCCGCCGGGGCCCAGCGTGGCACCTTCGCGCAAAAGATCGACCCGGCCGGCAAGAGCGTGTGGTTCCAACGCCAGACGCCGGTGGGCATCGACATGATGCAGGCGGCCGAGATGCTGCCGGACGGGCACGTGGCCATCGCGGGCTCGACCTTCTCCACGCTGGGCGATCGGGCCTATGGCCAGCAGGACATCGTCGTCCGGAAGCTGGACGCGGCGACCGGCACACCCCTCTGGACGTTCCAGTTCGGCACCGAGGAGTCCGAGTGGGTCACGGACCTGGCGGTGGACGCGCAGGGCAACCTCCTCGTGGTGGGCCAGGCGACCCTGGCCCTGAAGGATGGCTACGAGCCCAAGGGGGACATGGAGGTGTTCCTCGTGAAGGTGAACCCGGAGGGAAAACTGCTCGATGTCTACCAGTGGGGCAGCGCCGGAGAGGACTATCCCGCCACGGTGGCCGCGGACGCGTGTGGGGCGGCGATCATCGGTGGCTTCACGACCGGGGATTTCTTTGGCCCAAGCCAAGGGGCCCGGGATGCCTTCCTCCTCACCACCGCCGCCTCTGTGCCCACCGCGGGCGGCGCCTCAGGAGTGCCGGCCCTTCCAGGCGAAGCAGGCTGGTGTGGGGGAACGCTGCCCTCGCACCTCGGGCAGCCCCCTCTCTCCCGGTGAAAAAAACACCCTAACCAACAGCAAGGAGTTTCACATGAAGGGTTTGTTCGGGGCATGCGCCACCTTGTTCGCGGCTGGTTTTCTGCTGCCCTCGCTTGCAGAAGCCCAGCCGATCCTCCAGCAGCGCTGCAGCGCGGACAGCCTGGATTCTGGTCAAGCCGAGCGGCGCCTGCTCTGGGCCCGCCGCTGCGGTTTGCTGACCCACGTGGGAAGCACCGGCAACTGGTTCGACACCTATGCTCCCTCCTCGAACAACGCGGGAACCTTGAAGGATTACGCCGAGGACAACATCGCCACCAACTGGGCGGGGCAGAATACCTATACCGGCCAGAGCGAGGCCTTCGAGCTCAACTCCTCGTTCGTCTCCAGGCTCTACCTGAGCGGCCTCACCTACCAGTACACGGATGGCGATGGGTTCTTCCGCTGGGAGCGCCCCCTGGCCCGCAAGAAGGCACGCCCGCTCTACCCGACCTTCGGCAGCCAGGGCGACATCTACAGCCCCAGCAACCAGCAGCTGTTCCCCCACCCCAGCCAGGTGATCGACGGCAGCCCGCTCAACTGCAGTTTCTATCTCAACCAGGCCGGGACGATTCCGGCGACGGGCATGAGCTTCTACGTGAACGGCTACTGCGAGGCGTCGTGCTACACGCCCGACCAGAAGGTCCGCTTCCCCGAGGGGGATGTCGCCATCGTCGAGGCCGTGGCCAGCATGAAGAAGGACGTGGTGACGCTGACGCCCGACTCCAGCCTCGACGCCATCCAGCTGCAGACGAACAAGACCTACAGCTACACCGCGGAGTTCCGTGACACGGCGCACCCGGTCGTGCAGCTGGAGATGGCCTCGGGCGGAAAGCTGACCGTGACGACGGAGCACCCGCTCATCAACAGCGAGGGCCGGCTGGTGACCGCCCAGACGATCAAGGTGGGCGATGAGCTGGTCAAGGTGGACGGCTCGTTCGATCAGGTCGTGAGGGCGGAGCGCAAGACGCACTTCGGCAAGGTGTACAACCTGCGGCCGGACACCGACGAGCGCCTCTCCAACATCCTGGTGGCGGAGGGCTACCTCGTGGGCTCGTCGCTCTTCCAGAATGACGAGGTCGGCTACGTCAACCGCATCATCCTCCACCGGCAGGTGCCCGCGTCGCTGATTCCTTGAGCGGAGGGTAGCCCCCAGGCCCGGACCGGCAGCGCCCCTGCGTTGCCGGCCCGCGGCGGCCCCTCGGACAGCGGGTGCTCCCGCCAGTCCGCCGGTCAAGAAGGCCACCGGAGCGGCCTTTTTGCATTACGCTCCCGGCTCCCCTGGAGCCCCCTTCTTCTATGCTCGAACGCACCATCGCCTTCCTCGGAGCCGGCAACATGGCGGAGGCCCTCATCAAGGGCCTCCTGCGCTCCGGCACCGCCCGCCCCGATGCCATCCTCGCCACGGGCCGCCGCACCGACCGGCTCCAGGTGCTCCAGAGCACCTACGGCGTGCGCACCCTGACGGACAACGTGGCAGCCGCGCGCGAGGCGGACATCATCGTCCTCTCCGTCAAGCCGCAGGCCATGGACAAGCTGCTCGTCCAGGTCGCCCCCGTGCTGGACCACACCAAGCTCATCATCTCCGTGGCGGCCGGCGTCCCCATCGCCGCGCTGGAGCGGCGCTTGGGCGCCGGGGCGCGCATCGTCCGCACCATGCCCAACACCCCCTCCCTGGTGGGCGCGGGCGCGTGCGCCCTGTCCCGCGGCGAGCACGCCAGCGACGAGGATCTCGCCGTGGCCAGCCGCATCTTCCAGGCCGTGGGCATCACCACCGTGGTGGACGAGAACCTCCTGGATGCCGTGACGGGGCTGTCGGGCAGTGGCCCCGCCTACCTCTTCCTCGTCATCGAGGCCCTCTCGGACGCCGGGGTGAAGGTGGGGCTGCCCCGCTACACCGCCCTCAAGCTCGCCGCGCAGACGGTGCTCGGCAGCGCCCAGCTCCTCATCGAGACCAATGCCCACCCGGGCCAGCTCAAGGACCAGGTGACGAGCCCCGGGGGCACCGCGATCGCTGGCCTGCATACCCTGGAGGCAGGCGGGCTGCGCACCACCCTCATCAACGCCGTGGAGGCCGCCACCCGGCGCGCCAAGGAGCTGGGCGAGCAGTTCCTGGAGAAGTCCGGGGGCTGACCTATAATCGGCCCCCATGAAGATCACCCCGCTCGACATCCGGCAGAAGCGGTTCGACACCGCCATCCGTGGCTTCTCCCGCCGGGAGGTGGAAGCCTACCTGGAGCTGCTCGCCGGTGAGTTCGAGGAGGTGGTGAAGGAGAACATCTCCCTCAAGGAGGAGCTGCGCCGGGCCCAGCTGCGCATCGAGCAGTACCAGGAGCGCGAGCGCACCCTCCAGGAGACCATGGTCACCGCACAGCGCATCAGCGAGGACCTGAAGTCCGCCGCCAAGAAGGAGGCGGAGATCATCATCGCGGACGCCGAGCACCAGGCGGAGAAGATCGTCCACGGCGCCCACCAGAAGCTCGTGCAGGTGGTGGAGGACATCAACGAGCTCAAGCGCCAGCGCACCCAGTTCGAGTCCCAGGTGCGCTCGGTGGTGGAGGCGCACCGCAAGCTGCTGGAGACCTTCAGCGCCCCCAGCTTCGCCGACCGCGACTACGCGCGCGTCGAGGACAACGTGGCCTACCTCTCCCAGAAGAAGGCCACCCACGGCGAGTAGTCCCCATGCCCGCCTGGCTCAAAGTCCTGCCAGACGGCGTGGAGCTGGCCCTGCTCATCCAGCCCC of the Stigmatella erecta genome contains:
- a CDS encoding DivIVA domain-containing protein; this translates as MKITPLDIRQKRFDTAIRGFSRREVEAYLELLAGEFEEVVKENISLKEELRRAQLRIEQYQERERTLQETMVTAQRISEDLKSAAKKEAEIIIADAEHQAEKIVHGAHQKLVQVVEDINELKRQRTQFESQVRSVVEAHRKLLETFSAPSFADRDYARVEDNVAYLSQKKATHGE
- a CDS encoding Hint domain-containing protein gives rise to the protein MKGLFGACATLFAAGFLLPSLAEAQPILQQRCSADSLDSGQAERRLLWARRCGLLTHVGSTGNWFDTYAPSSNNAGTLKDYAEDNIATNWAGQNTYTGQSEAFELNSSFVSRLYLSGLTYQYTDGDGFFRWERPLARKKARPLYPTFGSQGDIYSPSNQQLFPHPSQVIDGSPLNCSFYLNQAGTIPATGMSFYVNGYCEASCYTPDQKVRFPEGDVAIVEAVASMKKDVVTLTPDSSLDAIQLQTNKTYSYTAEFRDTAHPVVQLEMASGGKLTVTTEHPLINSEGRLVTAQTIKVGDELVKVDGSFDQVVRAERKTHFGKVYNLRPDTDERLSNILVAEGYLVGSSLFQNDEVGYVNRIILHRQVPASLIP
- the proC gene encoding pyrroline-5-carboxylate reductase; amino-acid sequence: MLERTIAFLGAGNMAEALIKGLLRSGTARPDAILATGRRTDRLQVLQSTYGVRTLTDNVAAAREADIIVLSVKPQAMDKLLVQVAPVLDHTKLIISVAAGVPIAALERRLGAGARIVRTMPNTPSLVGAGACALSRGEHASDEDLAVASRIFQAVGITTVVDENLLDAVTGLSGSGPAYLFLVIEALSDAGVKVGLPRYTALKLAAQTVLGSAQLLIETNAHPGQLKDQVTSPGGTAIAGLHTLEAGGLRTTLINAVEAATRRAKELGEQFLEKSGG
- a CDS encoding Hint domain-containing protein, with translation MNKIQILGAMAVVAGVSLVSTEAEAQPILLQRCSADNLSPAEALARIEWARKCALSQRVGSPGAGFDTGIPAANGGNLIEYVEADSGANPNGKDAFSGPAYGFEVNYANVNTTFLSGSTSQSSDPDGYKKWTRPATRARARPLYPTFGTTANLADANNFQLIPSSTSCQVLNGGAPAATFYVNGYCEASCYSGDQKVLFEGGEQPILDALNSRREDLVTLSSESTLDNVRLAKNKTYGYTVETRDTAHELIAISTAAGGTLNVTDEHPVINGEGRMVQAKTLKTGDELVRADGSRDPIVSIERVKHFGKVYNIRPVTEDLVSNVLVAQGFLVGSSRFQNDDVGYINRVILYSDVPHIP
- a CDS encoding SBBP repeat-containing protein encodes the protein MSVFLSFRNLLAATAAGTLAAGCSPEELPPEPTHSGFEWSTQGWNLIGTHFGTFQNDEATDLWIHPFSGAVYVSGYENGLLGQSSIEPSGNADGLILSFPSNLDWQYAKTLKFESTDGKAEVIEAISAKPVQGQDSFDLYFAGRTTGTFGTANAGQFDTLVGWTNRGLTTKRVFQFGTDRPQHPRRLALDGRGGIVVSGYDDIYIPSNYVEAWEDPFVMKVQRSNDTLAHAAGWPVQFATPFTDTLPGMAMKSEANAPIYVTGSNAAGSGRGMFVKKFRPDGTVEWTAQQSSISLDMGAALHVLPDNTVLFAGSSYADFGQGTFGEQDVVVRRLRPDNNGQALWTRTYGTTSAEWVTDLTVDTEGNIYVVGQTLGSFDPRIEPGQGESDIFLIKLAPDGTSPQYFQIGSPGEDYPASVAVNANGDIFVAGYTTGTLIPGSPYKAGRDGFVFRVTPPGFGTGAY
- a CDS encoding HEAT repeat domain-containing protein, giving the protein MHGTIARKAWGPLAVVLLGLGAWWSLAGRGQPETPTAPDASVPQALPSPQGQTPPTAPAALQASRAWRPGSLYRYEVSSEQDVTLRQPQTAAPAMPGMRFRLKGEWQVGLVSAQENRIEARVHLRPASFSASVEGQDQLAPDAERILLAALSTPFFLTLDRSGAVKLVHFERDIDGLAQGLLRSLVASTQFVTAGALGAAWQTEESDSTGQYQAAYRRLASNRFEKTKRHYSHLASEQGLVPIEPGVRLQVRSVTTSELEEDLWVRSLQGNEWLEAELGVGMPTATTTLTVALRLLERRMDPSLLGALAARQASLVSQPLGSIAGQAEDPMTHHRQILGNRRFEDIVQDLRALPQDGKARDDARTAALERLRALFLLQPSEAQKVSSLLREGLEPAAASPLMGALSAASTPESLQILSRTIEDATLAPSVRTDAVAALGMAGEPTQEAVDTLWRTTRDASPELRDTAALALGNAAMNLQTGDPRRADALVGELVSAYRSATTPEQQALVLQALGNTHAASAQPLLLEGLRSPSPMVRAAAVVALRFSPEPSTDPLLSQVLTADPSSEVRKSAVFACSFRPLPPLLLGLQRALQSDPADAVRAEIVFLLGRNRAALPQVDALLTWTSQNDRSMDIRQAAMSFLRPSAQPLPPSP